From Cheilinus undulatus linkage group 18, ASM1832078v1, whole genome shotgun sequence, the proteins below share one genomic window:
- the LOC121526464 gene encoding intraflagellar transport protein 43 homolog → MDDNFGDAGATKNVAKSGRRARLAADQSSFEDSRYSRKSSASTALAEAPPPKPTRRQGGWAEESSGSGSAKSSRRPTAEDLEDRRLRPQTPQGSDDEGDIPVIPDLDEVQEEDLTMQIAAPPMVQVNRVMTYRDLDNDLKYYSAFQTLDGEIDLKLLTKVLAPEQEVKEDDVHWDWDHLFTEVSSELLMEWDQGESEEQAGLAVT, encoded by the exons ATGGACGATAACTTCGGAGATGCTGGGGCGACGAAAAAC GTCGCAAAGTCCGGGCGAAGAGCCCGCCTGGCCGCTGACCAATCATCATTTGAAGATTCTCGTTATTCAAGGAAGTCCTCAGCCTCAACTGCATTAGCAGAA GCCCCTCCTCCAAAACCGACCCGGCGCCAGGGCGGCTGGGCGGAAGAAAGCTCTGGGTCCGGTTCTGCCAA ATCCTCAAGAAGACCTACAGCTGAAGACCTGGAAGA CCGCCGCCTTCGACCACAAACACCCCAGGGATCAGATGATGAAGGAG ATATTCCAGTCATTCCAGATCTTGATGAAGTGCAGGAAGAGGATCTCACCATGCAAATTGCAGCACCACCAAT GGTCCAGGTGAATCGGGTTATGACATACAGAGATCTAGACAAcgatctgaaatattattctgcATTTCAAACTCTG GACGGAGAGATCGACTTGAAGCTCCTCACCAAGGTTTTAGCACCGGAGCAGGAGGTGAAAGAG GATGATGTGCACTGGGACTGGGATCATCTGTTTACAGAGGTGTCCTCAGAGCTGCTGATGGAATGGGATCAAGGAGAGAGTGAGGAGCAGGCTGGGTTGGCTGTAACATGA